One window of Mesorhizobium loti R88b genomic DNA carries:
- a CDS encoding DUF1062 domain-containing protein, with translation MSSTLRIHWAIAPEIAPQPLINCNRCGTVKAYRCSGKFRVNANGKRIDVWLIYRCVDCDNSWNFGIFERCNRRDIEPALLQALESNDPGLARRHAFDVIALRNRVGRLEEFPDVVVHKRVLGGTRESAAALELQLGLEMPTSLRLDRLLASELGISRSRLQVLEERRLLVVDPDGAKALRKPARAGMTVRVDLAGEPDHEAIIRSAGG, from the coding sequence ATGTCTTCTACCCTGCGCATCCACTGGGCGATCGCGCCTGAAATCGCACCTCAACCGCTGATCAACTGCAATCGCTGCGGCACTGTGAAGGCTTATCGCTGCAGCGGAAAATTTCGCGTCAACGCCAACGGCAAGCGCATCGACGTCTGGCTGATCTATCGCTGCGTCGATTGCGACAATTCCTGGAATTTCGGCATTTTCGAACGCTGCAACCGCCGCGACATCGAACCGGCGCTGCTGCAGGCGCTCGAAAGCAATGACCCGGGGCTGGCGCGGCGCCATGCCTTCGATGTCATCGCCCTGCGTAATCGGGTGGGGCGTCTCGAGGAGTTTCCCGATGTCGTCGTGCACAAGCGGGTGCTCGGCGGCACCAGGGAAAGTGCTGCGGCTCTGGAACTCCAGCTTGGGCTGGAAATGCCGACATCGCTCCGGCTCGACCGCTTGCTAGCCAGTGAACTCGGCATTTCGCGCTCGCGGCTTCAGGTGCTGGAGGAACGGCGCCTGCTGGTGGTCGATCCGGACGGCGCCAAGGCATTGCGCAAGCCGGCCCGCGCGGGAATGACGGTCCGCGTCGATCTGGCCGGCGAGCCGGACCACGAAGCCATCATCCGCTCGGCCGGCGGGTAA
- a CDS encoding LysE family translocator encodes MHLASLLIFAAALFVAAGSPGPSIAALVARVIAKGFRDVFPFLLAMWIGEGIWLSLAVFGLAVVAQTFHFAFVVVKWVGVIYLAYLAWKMWTAPVDAKEGEMPREDSPAKLFFAGMAVTLGNPKIMMFYLALLPTIIDLASVSIVGWVELTATMAVVLIAIDLAWVLAASQARKLLKSKRAMKIANRISATTMAGAAAAIAARS; translated from the coding sequence ATGCATCTCGCCTCGCTGCTGATTTTCGCCGCTGCCCTGTTCGTCGCGGCTGGCTCGCCCGGCCCGTCGATCGCCGCACTCGTCGCGCGTGTCATCGCGAAAGGCTTTCGCGACGTGTTTCCGTTCCTGCTGGCCATGTGGATCGGCGAGGGCATCTGGCTGTCGCTGGCGGTGTTCGGGCTGGCCGTGGTGGCGCAGACCTTTCATTTCGCTTTTGTTGTCGTGAAATGGGTCGGCGTTATCTATCTCGCTTACCTCGCCTGGAAGATGTGGACGGCGCCTGTCGACGCGAAAGAAGGCGAGATGCCGCGCGAGGATTCGCCGGCGAAGCTGTTCTTCGCCGGCATGGCCGTGACGCTCGGCAATCCCAAGATCATGATGTTCTACCTGGCGCTGCTGCCGACCATCATCGACCTTGCTTCGGTCAGCATTGTTGGCTGGGTCGAGCTGACGGCGACCATGGCGGTGGTTTTAATCGCCATCGATCTCGCCTGGGTGCTCGCCGCCTCGCAGGCGCGCAAGCTGCTGAAGAGCAAACGCGCCATGAAGATCGCCAACCGGATCAGCGCCACGACGATGGCCGGCGCTGCCGCGGCGATTGCGGCGCGATCCTAA